A genomic window from Solanum stenotomum isolate F172 chromosome 10, ASM1918654v1, whole genome shotgun sequence includes:
- the LOC125842721 gene encoding uncharacterized protein LOC125842721 has product MNSHHFESFSVRFIGKNYSSWEFQFQLFVTGKELWGHIDGSDPAPTDATKLGEWKIKDARVMTWILGSIDPLIVLNLRPYKTAKAMWDYLQKVYNQDNSARRFQLEYEIANYSQGGLSVQDYFSGFQNLWAEFTDIVYAKIPTESLSVIQAVHEQSKRDQFLMKLRSDFESVRSNLMNRDPSPSLDVCFRELLREEQRLVTQYAFKKENDVTVAFAAQGKGKGRDMSRTQCYSCKEYGHIASNCSKKFCNYCKQQGHIIKECPTRPQNRRINAFQARINGSTDDNSSSGQVLTPEMVQQMIVSAFSALGLQGSGVGDDNREGA; this is encoded by the exons ATGAATTCACATCACTTTGAATCCTTCAGTGTTCGTTTCAttggaaaaaattattcttcttgGGAGTTTCAATTTCAGTTGTTTGTCACCGGCAAAGAACTATGGGGCCATATAGATGGAAGCGATCCTGCTCCTACTGATGCAACAAAGCTAGGTGAATGGAAGATTAAAGATGCTCGGGTGATGACATGGATTCTAGGGTCAATTGACCCTCTTATTGTTCTTAATCTCAGGCCGTACAAGACAGCTAAGGCCATGTGGGATTACTTACAAAAGGTTTACAACCAAGATAATAGTGCAAGACGCTTTCAGTTGGAGTATGAAATTGCTAATTACTCTCAAGGAGGTCTTTCTGTTCAGGATTATTTTTCTGGATTTCAAAACTTATGGGCTGAATTTACAGATATTGTCTATGCCAAAATACCTACTGAATCCCTATCAGTGATTCAGGCAGTTCATGAGCAAAGCAAGCGAGAccaatttttgatgaaattacgCTCCGACTTTGAGAGTGTTCGCTCTAACTTGATGAATCGTGACCCGTCTCCCTCTTTGGATGTTTGCTTTAGGGAATTACTTCGTGAAGAGCAACGTCTTGTCACACAATATgcttttaagaaagaaaatgatgtcACTGTTGCATTTGCTGCTCAAGGTAAAGGAAAGGGCAGGGATATGAGTAGAACTCAATGCTACAGTTGCAAGGAATATGGTCATATTGCTAGCAATTGTAGCAAGAAGTTCTGTAATTATTGTAAACAACAAGGACACATTATCAAAGAGTGTCCCACGCGCCCTCAAAATCGTAGGATCAATGCTTTTCAAGCTAGGATAAATGGTTCCACTGATGATAACTCATCTTCAGGACAAGTTCTTACTCCTGAAATGGTACAACAAATGATCGTGTCAGCCTTTTCAGCATTGGGATTACAAG GATCAGGTGTCGGGGACGATAATCGCGAAGGGGCCTAA